A part of Arachis hypogaea cultivar Tifrunner chromosome 12, arahy.Tifrunner.gnm2.J5K5, whole genome shotgun sequence genomic DNA contains:
- the LOC112728292 gene encoding glutathione S-transferase zeta class produces the protein MIVLYSYWLSSCSWRIRFALCLKGIPYEYKAVDLVKGEQFSPEFEKLNPLHCVPVLADDHVVVSDSYAIFLYLEEKYTQKPLLPVDPQIRALNLQIASMINSSIQPYHMISALKDMEKMFGAETKQWAQYKIDKGFLALEKLLKDVAGKYATGEHIYMADVFLAPQIMQAVNRFDIDMSKYPTLRRLSETYKGLAEFYASSPQSQPDACISQ, from the exons atGATTGTGTTGTACTCTTATTGGTTAAGCTCATGCTCATGGCGTATCCGCTTTGCTTTGTGCCTCAAAG GGATTCCTTATGAGTATAAAGCAGTGGATCTTGTAAAAGGGGAACAGTTTAGTCCAG AGTTTGAGAAATTGAACCCTCTCCATTGTGTTCCGGTATTAGCTGATGATCATGTGGTGGTTTCAGACTCTTATGCAATATTTCTG TATTTGGAGGAAAAGTATACTCAAAAGCCACTTTTGCCAGTTGATCCTCAGATCCGAGCTCTCAATCTTCAG ATAGCAAGTATGATTAACTCCAGCATTCAACCTTATCATATGATTAGTGCTTTG AAAGATATGGAGAAAATGTTTGGTGCTGAAACAAAACAGTGGGCACAATATAAGATTGACAAAGGTTTCTTGG CTCTTGAGAAGTTATTGAAGGATGTTGCTGGAAAATATGCAACAGGGGAACATATTTACATG GCTGATGTATTCTTGGCTCCACAGATTATGCAAGCAGTTAATAGGTTTGATATTGATATG TCCAAATACCCTACTCTGAGGAGGTTGTCTGAAACATACAAAGGTTTAGCAGAGTTCTATGCCTCATCACCCCAAAGTCAACCTGATGCTTGCATTAGTCAATAG
- the LOC112728293 gene encoding ATP-dependent DNA helicase 2 subunit KU80 isoform X1, which translates to MARNKEALVLLLDVGPSMHSVIPEIEKVCSMLVEKKLIFTKYDEVGVVLFGTEDTDNELTEEVGGYQHVVVLKNIKVVEGDIVEALQQLPRGATHGDFLDAIIVGMDMLIKKFGETNKGKKRLCLITNAQCPIKEPFEGTKEEQVTTIAKQMIVHGMRMESIILRGKLNQDANKKIMDENDQLLRIFSTETSARSTYVENPVSLLGALRTRNITPSTIFKGDLELSPKLRIKVLVYKKTAEEKFPTLKKFSDKAASTDKFATHEVKVDYEYKSSQEPDKVVPPDQRIKGYRYGPQIVPISQAEWDAVKFKPEKGLKLLGFTDSSNVLRHQYMKDVNVFIAETGNTKATLALSSLARAMKEMNKVAILRCVWRHGQANVVIGVLTPNLSDKENIPDSLYFNVLPFAEDVREFQFPSFSNFPAPIQPNEQQLEAAANLVKMLDLAPQGKEEVLLPDFTPNPVLERFYRYLELKSKHADAAVPPLDDTLKKITEPDDELLQQNKSVIEKFRRSFELKENPRHKKSRRLLREERYGSGEENSKGEIPALASNLIEDKSNVEVDNIGDLTPVQDFEAMFARRDNPDWVVKAIDAMKNKIHDLIEDSHEGDNNSKALECLAALRKGCINEQEPKQFNNFLRDLWSFCQEKSLHGFCDSLSSKGITLIPKSEAADSEVTEDEARSFLVKSQPKV; encoded by the exons atgGCTCGAAACAAG GAAGCTTTGGTTTTGCTGCTGGATGTGGGGCCATCCATGCACTCTGTCATTCCTGAAATTGAGAAAGTTTGTTCCATGCTTGTGGAGAAGAAG CTGATCTTTACCAAATATGATGAAGTGGGTGTTGTCTTATTTGGAACAGAAG ATACCGATAACGAACTTACGGAAGAAGTTGGAGGATATCAACATgttgtggttttgaaaaatattaaagttGTAGAGGGAGATATTGTTGAGGCTCTACAGCAACTGCCTCGAGGAGCTACACATGGTGATT TTCTTGATGCTATTATTGTTGGCATGGATATGCTGATAAAAAAGTTTGGAGAAACTAACAAGGGAAAGAAGCGTCTATGTCTTATTACAAATGCACAATGTCCAATAAAAGAGCCATTTGAAGGAACAAAAGAGGAACAAGTGACCACCATTGCTAAACAAATGATCGTCCATGGTATGAGGATGGAAAGTATAATTCTGAGAGGAAAGCTTAATCAAGATGCAAATAAGAAAATAATGGACGAGAACGATCAACTGTTACGTATTTTTTCAACAGAAACTTCTGCAAGGTCAACATATGTGGAGAATCCAGTTTCTTTGCTTGGTGCTCTTAGAACCCGAAATATAACTCCATCCACAATCTTTAAAGGGGATCTTGAATTAAGCCCAAAACTGAGGATTAAG GTTTTGGTATACaagaaaacagcagaagaaaagtTTCCAACTCTCAAGAAATTTTCTGATAAGGCTGCTTCAACCGATAAATTTGCTACACATGAAGTCAAAGTGGATTATGAGTACAAGAGTTCTCAAGAACCTGATAAAGTTGTCCCGCCGGATCAAAGAATTAAAGGTTATCGATATGGGCCTCAAATAGTTCCCATATCCCAAGCTGAGTGGGATGCTGTTAAGTTCAAACCAGAAAAAGGTCTGAAGCTTTTAGGATTTACTGATTCCTCCAATGTATTGAG ACACCAATACATGAAAGATGTCAATGTCTTCATAGCTGAAACAGGAAATACAAAAGCCACACTTGCACTTTCTTCGCTAGCAAGGGCTATGAAGGAAATGAATAAAGTGGCAATACTACGTTGTGTTTGGAGACATGGACAAGCGAATGTCGTCATTGGGGTCCTGACGCCCAATCTATCTGATAAGGAAAATATT CCTGATTCGTTATACTTCAATGTACTACCTTTTGCTGAGGATGTGCGAGAGTTTCAATTCCCTTCTTTCAGTAATTTCCCTGCACCGATACAGCCAAATGAACAACAGCTAGAAGCCGCGGCTAACTTGGTAAAAATGCTTGATCTTGCACCACAAGGAAAAGAGGAAGTTCTGCTACCTGATTTTACACCAAATCCAGTCCTAGAG CGCTTTTATCGCTATCTTGAGCTCAAGTCAAAGCATGCAGATGCTGCAGTACCCCCTCTTGATGATACGCTCAAGAAAATCACAGAACCTGatgatgagctccttcaacaaaACAAATCTGTGATAGAAAAATTTCGTCGGTCTTTTGAACTAAAGGAAAATCCGAGG CATAAAAAGTCAAGGCGTTTATTGAGAGAGGAAAGATATGGTTCCGGTGAGGAAAATAGTAAAGGAGAAATACCTGCTCTGGCTTCGAATCTCATTGAAGATAAGTCAAATGTTGAAGTCGACAACATTGGAGATCTGACTCCTGTACAAGATTTTGAAGCCATGTTTGCGCGCAGAGATAATCCAGATTGGGTTGTAAAAGCAATTGAtgctatgaaaaataaaattcatgatCTCATAGAGGATTCCCACGAAGGCGATAACAATTCGAAAGCATTGGAATGTTTAGCTGCGCTCCGCAAGGGATGTATCAATGAGCAG GAACCGAAACAGTTCAACAATTTCCTTCGCGATCTTTGGAGTTTCTGTCAAGAGAAGAGCCTTCATGGTTTCTGTGATTCTCTTTCTTCAAAAGGAATCACCTTGATCCCCAAATCAGAAGCTGCAGACAG TGAAGTTACTGAAGATGAAGCAAGAAGTTTCTTAGTCAAATCTCAGCCAAAAGTTTGA
- the LOC112728293 gene encoding ATP-dependent DNA helicase 2 subunit KU80 isoform X2, with the protein MDMLIKKFGETNKGKKRLCLITNAQCPIKEPFEGTKEEQVTTIAKQMIVHGMRMESIILRGKLNQDANKKIMDENDQLLRIFSTETSARSTYVENPVSLLGALRTRNITPSTIFKGDLELSPKLRIKVLVYKKTAEEKFPTLKKFSDKAASTDKFATHEVKVDYEYKSSQEPDKVVPPDQRIKGYRYGPQIVPISQAEWDAVKFKPEKGLKLLGFTDSSNVLRHQYMKDVNVFIAETGNTKATLALSSLARAMKEMNKVAILRCVWRHGQANVVIGVLTPNLSDKENIPDSLYFNVLPFAEDVREFQFPSFSNFPAPIQPNEQQLEAAANLVKMLDLAPQGKEEVLLPDFTPNPVLERFYRYLELKSKHADAAVPPLDDTLKKITEPDDELLQQNKSVIEKFRRSFELKENPRHKKSRRLLREERYGSGEENSKGEIPALASNLIEDKSNVEVDNIGDLTPVQDFEAMFARRDNPDWVVKAIDAMKNKIHDLIEDSHEGDNNSKALECLAALRKGCINEQEPKQFNNFLRDLWSFCQEKSLHGFCDSLSSKGITLIPKSEAADSEVTEDEARSFLVKSQPKV; encoded by the exons ATGGATATGCTGATAAAAAAGTTTGGAGAAACTAACAAGGGAAAGAAGCGTCTATGTCTTATTACAAATGCACAATGTCCAATAAAAGAGCCATTTGAAGGAACAAAAGAGGAACAAGTGACCACCATTGCTAAACAAATGATCGTCCATGGTATGAGGATGGAAAGTATAATTCTGAGAGGAAAGCTTAATCAAGATGCAAATAAGAAAATAATGGACGAGAACGATCAACTGTTACGTATTTTTTCAACAGAAACTTCTGCAAGGTCAACATATGTGGAGAATCCAGTTTCTTTGCTTGGTGCTCTTAGAACCCGAAATATAACTCCATCCACAATCTTTAAAGGGGATCTTGAATTAAGCCCAAAACTGAGGATTAAG GTTTTGGTATACaagaaaacagcagaagaaaagtTTCCAACTCTCAAGAAATTTTCTGATAAGGCTGCTTCAACCGATAAATTTGCTACACATGAAGTCAAAGTGGATTATGAGTACAAGAGTTCTCAAGAACCTGATAAAGTTGTCCCGCCGGATCAAAGAATTAAAGGTTATCGATATGGGCCTCAAATAGTTCCCATATCCCAAGCTGAGTGGGATGCTGTTAAGTTCAAACCAGAAAAAGGTCTGAAGCTTTTAGGATTTACTGATTCCTCCAATGTATTGAG ACACCAATACATGAAAGATGTCAATGTCTTCATAGCTGAAACAGGAAATACAAAAGCCACACTTGCACTTTCTTCGCTAGCAAGGGCTATGAAGGAAATGAATAAAGTGGCAATACTACGTTGTGTTTGGAGACATGGACAAGCGAATGTCGTCATTGGGGTCCTGACGCCCAATCTATCTGATAAGGAAAATATT CCTGATTCGTTATACTTCAATGTACTACCTTTTGCTGAGGATGTGCGAGAGTTTCAATTCCCTTCTTTCAGTAATTTCCCTGCACCGATACAGCCAAATGAACAACAGCTAGAAGCCGCGGCTAACTTGGTAAAAATGCTTGATCTTGCACCACAAGGAAAAGAGGAAGTTCTGCTACCTGATTTTACACCAAATCCAGTCCTAGAG CGCTTTTATCGCTATCTTGAGCTCAAGTCAAAGCATGCAGATGCTGCAGTACCCCCTCTTGATGATACGCTCAAGAAAATCACAGAACCTGatgatgagctccttcaacaaaACAAATCTGTGATAGAAAAATTTCGTCGGTCTTTTGAACTAAAGGAAAATCCGAGG CATAAAAAGTCAAGGCGTTTATTGAGAGAGGAAAGATATGGTTCCGGTGAGGAAAATAGTAAAGGAGAAATACCTGCTCTGGCTTCGAATCTCATTGAAGATAAGTCAAATGTTGAAGTCGACAACATTGGAGATCTGACTCCTGTACAAGATTTTGAAGCCATGTTTGCGCGCAGAGATAATCCAGATTGGGTTGTAAAAGCAATTGAtgctatgaaaaataaaattcatgatCTCATAGAGGATTCCCACGAAGGCGATAACAATTCGAAAGCATTGGAATGTTTAGCTGCGCTCCGCAAGGGATGTATCAATGAGCAG GAACCGAAACAGTTCAACAATTTCCTTCGCGATCTTTGGAGTTTCTGTCAAGAGAAGAGCCTTCATGGTTTCTGTGATTCTCTTTCTTCAAAAGGAATCACCTTGATCCCCAAATCAGAAGCTGCAGACAG TGAAGTTACTGAAGATGAAGCAAGAAGTTTCTTAGTCAAATCTCAGCCAAAAGTTTGA